A single genomic interval of Arthrobacter sp. NicSoilB8 harbors:
- a CDS encoding GNAT family N-acetyltransferase — protein sequence MDLNPNPASAPLPVPFSIPPSVPGLETLMDSAWPAAEREVSGGWVLRASSGVTQRANSVWPRDPGADPHLLLAGVRAARLWYRTRRLPLIFQVFDGPRSAALNTVLDGEGFTRQSETLVLVRGSGISEPGAEPGADSGDLDPAVEISDEPSAEWLDLWWSVDGRGGAAELAVARGILQGCPAVYALVRDGGGVPAAVARLALPHTASGGPGRGGLYCMATRPEVRRRGYGGRIVRALLREGDARGVAGYWLLVMASNAGARDLYAAAGFRESCRYLYRQERPKRHLTGC from the coding sequence ATGGACCTGAACCCGAACCCCGCATCGGCTCCCTTGCCGGTCCCCTTTTCGATACCCCCGTCCGTCCCCGGGCTGGAGACGCTGATGGATTCGGCGTGGCCCGCCGCCGAGCGGGAGGTGTCTGGCGGGTGGGTGCTGCGGGCGTCCTCCGGGGTGACGCAGCGGGCCAACTCGGTTTGGCCGCGGGATCCCGGTGCCGACCCCCACCTGCTGCTGGCCGGAGTCCGGGCGGCGCGCCTCTGGTACCGGACCCGCCGGCTTCCGCTGATCTTCCAGGTCTTTGACGGGCCGCGTTCCGCGGCCCTGAACACGGTGCTCGACGGCGAAGGGTTCACCCGGCAGTCCGAAACCCTGGTCCTGGTCCGTGGATCCGGCATCAGTGAACCCGGGGCGGAGCCCGGCGCGGACTCCGGCGATCTGGATCCGGCCGTGGAAATCTCGGATGAGCCGTCCGCCGAGTGGCTGGACCTGTGGTGGAGCGTTGATGGCCGCGGGGGAGCGGCCGAGCTCGCCGTCGCCCGCGGCATCCTGCAGGGCTGCCCGGCCGTGTATGCCCTGGTCCGGGACGGCGGCGGCGTGCCCGCCGCCGTCGCACGGCTCGCCTTGCCCCACACTGCATCCGGCGGGCCCGGCCGGGGTGGCCTGTACTGCATGGCAACGCGTCCGGAGGTGCGGCGGCGCGGCTACGGCGGCCGGATTGTCCGGGCTCTCCTGCGTGAGGGTGATGCCCGCGGGGTGGCGGGCTACTGGCTTCTGGTGATGGCCTCCAACGCCGGAGCCCGCGATCTTTACGCCGCAGCCGGTTTCCGTGAATCCTGCCGCTATCTGTACCGGCAGGAACGGCCGAAGCGGCACCTGACCGGCTGCTGA
- the aspS gene encoding aspartate--tRNA ligase, with protein sequence MLRTHDLGSLRSEHIGQTVTLAGWVGRRRDHGGVAFVDLRDASGVAQVVVREEEVFHGLRNEYVLQIVGTVSQRPEGNENPALPTGEIEVMAEKVTILNTSDPLPFQIDEHVEVGEEARLKHRYLDLRRPGPARNLRLRSEANRVARELLHQDGYVEIETPTLTRSTPEGARDFVVPARLAPGSWYALPQSPQLFKQLLQVGGFEKYYQIARCYRDEDFRADRQPEFTQLDIEASFVEQDDIIRLGENIVKALWKLIDVEIPTPIQRITYHDAMARYGSDKPDLRFGLELTELTEFFKDTNFGVFKAPYVGAVVMPGGASQARRALDAWQEWAKQRGAKGLAYVLYKEDGELAGPVAKNLTDTERAGLADAVGAKPGDCIFFAAGEKTPSRALLGAARVEIGHRTGLINPSDWAFCWVVDAPMFEPAAAAVASGDVAVGAGKWTAVHHAFTSPKPEFMDSFDQDPESALSYAYDIVCNGNEIGGGSIRIHERDMQERVFELMGLDKADAQTKFGFLLEGFKFGAPPHGGIAFGWDRVVALLAGVESIRDVIAFPKSGGGYDPLTQAPAPITAQQRKEAGVDFKPEAKN encoded by the coding sequence GTGCTGCGCACACATGACCTCGGATCTCTTCGTTCCGAGCACATTGGACAAACCGTAACCCTCGCCGGCTGGGTCGGCCGGCGTCGTGACCACGGTGGTGTCGCATTCGTCGACCTGCGCGACGCGTCCGGCGTCGCCCAGGTTGTAGTCCGCGAAGAAGAGGTCTTCCACGGCCTGCGCAACGAGTACGTGCTGCAGATTGTCGGGACCGTGTCCCAGCGCCCCGAAGGCAACGAGAACCCGGCGCTTCCCACCGGCGAGATCGAGGTCATGGCCGAGAAGGTCACCATCCTCAACACGTCCGATCCGCTGCCGTTCCAGATCGACGAGCACGTCGAAGTCGGCGAGGAAGCCCGCCTCAAGCACCGCTACCTGGACCTGCGCCGCCCCGGCCCGGCCCGCAACCTGCGGCTGCGCTCCGAGGCCAACCGCGTGGCCCGCGAGCTGCTCCACCAGGACGGCTACGTGGAGATCGAAACCCCCACGCTGACCCGTTCGACGCCGGAAGGCGCCCGCGACTTCGTGGTCCCCGCACGCCTAGCACCGGGTTCCTGGTACGCCCTGCCGCAGTCCCCGCAGCTCTTCAAGCAGCTCCTGCAGGTGGGCGGCTTCGAAAAGTACTACCAGATCGCCCGCTGCTATCGCGATGAAGACTTCCGCGCCGACCGCCAGCCGGAATTCACCCAGCTCGACATCGAAGCCAGCTTCGTCGAGCAGGACGACATCATCCGTCTCGGCGAGAACATCGTCAAGGCCCTCTGGAAGCTGATCGACGTCGAAATCCCGACGCCGATCCAGCGCATCACCTACCACGACGCCATGGCCCGCTACGGCTCGGACAAACCGGATCTGCGCTTCGGCCTGGAGCTCACCGAACTCACCGAATTCTTCAAGGACACCAACTTCGGCGTCTTCAAGGCGCCCTACGTCGGTGCCGTCGTCATGCCCGGCGGCGCCTCGCAGGCCCGCCGCGCCCTCGACGCCTGGCAGGAATGGGCCAAGCAGCGCGGTGCCAAGGGCCTGGCCTACGTCCTGTACAAGGAAGACGGCGAACTCGCCGGCCCCGTCGCCAAGAACCTCACCGACACCGAGCGTGCCGGCCTCGCCGACGCCGTCGGCGCCAAGCCCGGTGACTGCATCTTCTTCGCCGCCGGCGAGAAGACCCCGTCCCGTGCACTCCTCGGCGCCGCCCGCGTGGAGATCGGCCACCGCACCGGCCTCATCAACCCCTCTGACTGGGCCTTCTGCTGGGTCGTGGACGCGCCGATGTTCGAGCCTGCCGCTGCTGCGGTGGCGTCCGGCGACGTCGCCGTCGGCGCGGGCAAATGGACCGCCGTCCACCACGCCTTCACCTCGCCCAAGCCCGAGTTCATGGACTCCTTCGACCAGGACCCCGAGTCGGCGCTGTCCTATGCGTACGACATCGTCTGCAACGGCAACGAAATCGGCGGCGGCTCAATCCGTATCCACGAGCGCGATATGCAGGAGCGCGTCTTCGAGCTCATGGGCCTGGACAAGGCAGACGCCCAGACCAAGTTCGGCTTCCTGCTGGAGGGCTTCAAGTTCGGTGCCCCTCCGCACGGCGGCATCGCCTTCGGGTGGGACCGCGTGGTTGCCCTGCTGGCCGGCGTGGAATCCATCCGCGACGTCATTGCGTTCCCGAAGTCCGGCGGCGGCTACGACCCCCTGACCCAGGCTCCCGCTCCCATCACGGCGCAACAGCGCAAGGAAGCCGGCGTTGATTTCAAGCCGGAGGCCAAGAACTAG
- a CDS encoding MFS transporter, translating into MDTAPAPRPAARKTPRKAALASFLGSTLEYYDFFIYGTAAALVFPHLFFPSADPAIGLIGAFATFGVAYVARPVGGLVMGHFGDKLGRKKILLLTLGIMGLASLGIGFLPTYGQVGVWAPILLVAGRLAQGFSAGAESAGASTLTLEHSPEGKRGFFTSFVMTGYASGMVLATLVFIPVTSLPQEAMMSWGWRVPFWLSIVVLGIAYWVRTHLDETPVFEEAQEHRQVAPMPLKDVLKFQGADVLRVVGMSIMSVMQTIFTVFGLAYATSTAGFDRASILTVNAVAVGLSMFAMPLAAKLSDRIGRRPVLLTAAIGCSVTIFLYFLALSSGNLVLVFLAAFVNMTVLYSGFNGIWPAFFAEQFASPVRYTGMAMGNQLGLVLAGFAPMIAGMLLTPGIAGWVPVAVFGTVCMLIAAASVYFSRETHKTPIGDLGAPYLAGTARRRELLAGPTREQDLTEQEPAQPALPLH; encoded by the coding sequence ATGGACACTGCACCTGCCCCGCGCCCGGCCGCGCGCAAGACTCCGCGGAAGGCGGCCCTGGCATCATTCCTGGGCAGCACGCTGGAGTACTACGACTTCTTCATCTACGGGACTGCCGCCGCCCTGGTGTTCCCGCACCTGTTCTTCCCCTCCGCCGACCCCGCCATCGGCCTGATCGGCGCCTTCGCCACCTTCGGCGTCGCCTACGTGGCGCGGCCGGTGGGCGGGCTGGTCATGGGCCACTTCGGTGACAAGCTGGGCCGTAAGAAGATCCTGCTGCTCACCCTGGGCATCATGGGCCTGGCCTCGCTCGGCATCGGTTTCCTGCCGACCTACGGACAGGTCGGCGTCTGGGCCCCGATCCTGCTCGTGGCCGGCCGGCTCGCCCAGGGTTTCTCCGCGGGGGCCGAATCGGCGGGCGCGTCCACGCTCACCCTCGAGCACTCGCCGGAGGGCAAGCGCGGCTTCTTCACCAGCTTCGTGATGACCGGCTACGCCTCCGGCATGGTCCTGGCTACCCTCGTCTTCATTCCCGTGACGTCCCTGCCGCAGGAAGCCATGATGAGCTGGGGCTGGCGCGTCCCGTTCTGGCTCTCCATCGTGGTCCTGGGCATCGCCTACTGGGTCCGGACTCACCTGGACGAGACCCCGGTCTTCGAGGAGGCCCAGGAGCACCGGCAGGTCGCTCCCATGCCGCTCAAGGACGTGCTCAAGTTCCAGGGCGCCGATGTCCTGCGCGTGGTGGGCATGTCCATCATGTCCGTGATGCAGACCATCTTCACGGTCTTCGGCCTGGCCTACGCCACCTCCACGGCAGGCTTTGACCGGGCCTCCATCCTGACCGTCAACGCCGTGGCCGTTGGCCTGTCGATGTTCGCCATGCCGCTGGCCGCGAAGCTCTCGGACCGGATCGGCCGGCGCCCGGTACTGCTGACCGCCGCGATCGGCTGCTCCGTCACGATCTTCCTGTACTTCCTGGCACTGTCCTCGGGGAACCTCGTGCTGGTCTTCCTGGCCGCGTTCGTGAACATGACGGTCCTGTACTCCGGCTTCAATGGCATCTGGCCCGCGTTCTTCGCCGAACAGTTTGCCTCGCCGGTGCGCTACACGGGCATGGCGATGGGAAACCAGCTGGGCCTGGTCCTGGCCGGCTTCGCCCCGATGATTGCCGGGATGCTCCTGACCCCGGGTATCGCCGGCTGGGTTCCGGTGGCCGTCTTCGGGACGGTCTGCATGCTGATCGCTGCCGCCTCGGTGTACTTCTCCCGCGAGACGCATAAGACCCCGATCGGGGACCTTGGCGCGCCGTACCTGGCCGGGACCGCCCGCCGCCGGGAACTGCTTGCCGGGCCCACCAGGGAACAGGACCTCACTGAGCAGGAGCCGGCACAGCCGGCCCTCCCGCTTCACTGA
- a CDS encoding Dabb family protein, whose product MIRHTVLFKFNPDFPPADKQAWIAGLNKMTGNIPGMLSLTHGPDLLNTERSFDYAIVADFETVEDIAVYNTHPLHEPLKAYSFPNSQQILAVDFHLEDAQPASTETSLS is encoded by the coding sequence ATGATCCGCCACACCGTCCTCTTCAAGTTCAACCCGGACTTCCCGCCCGCCGACAAGCAGGCGTGGATCGCCGGTCTCAACAAGATGACCGGGAATATCCCCGGAATGCTCAGCCTGACCCACGGCCCGGACCTGCTCAACACCGAGCGCTCCTTCGACTACGCCATCGTGGCGGACTTCGAAACGGTCGAGGACATTGCGGTGTACAACACGCATCCGCTACACGAGCCGCTCAAGGCGTACTCGTTTCCCAATAGCCAGCAGATCCTCGCGGTGGACTTCCACCTCGAGGATGCCCAGCCGGCGTCCACCGAGACATCGTTGTCTTAA